One Cryptomeria japonica chromosome 9, Sugi_1.0, whole genome shotgun sequence genomic window carries:
- the LOC131045276 gene encoding LOB domain-containing protein 24-like, producing the protein MTKGRMAPKACAACRSQRKKCSDECLLAPQFPSDDMQRYLIVQKVYGFNNVVKMLKDIKPEQRQDAVNSLVYEAKARMEDPVNGCARTIHQLQKQIAELESQLAAKQEEIMNMHFACEKLLSPLTVESVDTTSQQIEYSMCDEVDPMMLWEPLWAV; encoded by the exons ATGACGAAAGGAAGGATGGCCCCAAAAGCCTGCGCAGCTTGTCGATCACAACGCAAAAAATGCTCAGATGAATGTTTGCTGGCTCCTCAATTCCCTTCCGATGATATGCAGAGGTATTTGATTGTGCAGAAAGTGTACGGATTCAACAATGTCGTGAAAATGCTCAAA GATATTAAACCTGAGCAAAGACAAGATGCAGTGAATAGTTTGGTGTATGAAGCCAAAGCCAGAATGGAGGACCCAGTAAATGGGTGTGCAAGAACAATTCATCAACTGCAGAAGCAGATAGCTGAGCTGGAATCACAGTTGGCAGCCAAGCAAGAAGAGATCATGAATATGCATTTTGCATGCGAGAAGCTTCTATCTCCTCTCACCGTTGAATCTGTTGATACCACGTCACAACAAATTGAATATAGCATGTGTGACGAGGTGGATCCAATGATGTTGTGGGAACCTCTATGGGCGGTCTAA